Proteins encoded in a region of the Sugiyamaella lignohabitans strain CBS 10342 chromosome B, complete sequence genome:
- the VHR1 gene encoding Vhr1p (Transcriptional activator; required for the vitamin H-responsive element (VHRE) mediated induction of VHT1 (Vitamin H transporter) and BIO5 (biotin biosynthesis intermediate transporter) in response to low biotin concentrations; VHR1 has a paralog, VHR2, that arose from the whole genome duplication; GO_component: GO:0005737 - cytoplasm [Evidence IEA,IEA]; GO_component: GO:0005737 - cytoplasm [Evidence IDA] [PMID 14562095]; GO_component: GO:0005634 - nucleus [Evidence IEA,IEA]; GO_component: GO:0005634 - nucleus [Evidence IDA] [PMID 14562095]; GO_component: GO:0005634 - nucleus [Evidence IDA] [PMID 16533810]; GO_function: GO:0003677 - DNA binding [Evidence IEA]; GO_function: GO:0000977 - RNA polymerase II regulatory region sequence-specific DNA binding [Evidence IDA] [PMID 16533810]; GO_function: GO:0001133 - sequence-specific transcription regulatory region DNA binding RNA polymerase II transcription factor recruiting transcription factor activity [Evidence IDA,IMP] [PMID 21278159]; GO_process: GO:0045944 - positive regulation of transcription from RNA polymerase II promoter [Evidence IMP] [PMID 16533810]; GO_process: GO:0061420 - regulation of transcription from RNA polymerase II promoter in response to biotin starvation [Evidence IMP] [PMID 16533810]; GO_process: GO:0061420 - regulation of transcription from RNA polymerase II promoter in response to biotin starvation [Evidence IMP] [PMID 21278159]; GO_process: GO:0006355 - regulation of transcription, DNA-templated [Evidence IEA]; GO_process: GO:0006351 - transcription, DNA-templated [Evidence IEA]) — protein MNTPDSHQKVEHSLKEPDGNASDNDHMVQLGVGITQAIRSRLNFTDDYKWKRFSARRLELIDELELSSRKASEQDEKISLVANRLREEYGFPETTLNDFHRLVRAGIQSVRRNRKRSYLKGTTGPSNPTGNTSSTASGTITPNTSTPTSGHSPILSSDHIHMPQTKQSYTKLTAELASSNSIQDKRVGLQFENISPDRFKFSNQADSDDESSILPLKRPRAVRPSPQNNDRISITSLISPSPPVPTHPLTSDQTVLPPVSSLSLASPGPREDLFILALERLQQFTIKLSSHMPVNSNTEFLGQSVMSTAAAYAVERRLPNHESSETVRSYVLSFTVTSAIVRALGLHSFSLLKITLASCCREYGFDTIIHSLSSFYYEMFNIDPTFDLTKESSYDKMASILATVTSSRAIPTPVLPVNTGLLSAPGSTITSLTSLSGTAYKSQAPVVRPVTLRFGNQKLEFTYSPARVSSPPTVSEVLDNGRNAFSINKEQPLQIENRNRPGKILLTDADVADTFTEARVDIELRVVQRDRPLASSAAADRPKFQELL, from the coding sequence ATGAACACACCTGATTCTCATCAGAAAGTGGAACACTCATTGAAAGAGCCAGATGGCAATGCTTCTGACAATGACCATATGGTCCAGTTGGGTGTTGGCATTACACAAGCTATTCGTTCCAGACTCAATTTTACCGATGATTACAAGTGGAAGCGTTTTTCCGCGAGAAGATTAGAGCTTATTGACGAGCTAGAATTGAGTAGCAGAAAAGCGTCAGAACAGGACGAAAAGATCAGCCTAGTGGCTAACAGGCTTCGTGAAGAGTACGGATTTCCAGAAACCACATTAAATGATTTCCATAGACTTGTAAGGGCAGGTATACAGTCTGTTAGACGAAACCGAAAAAGATCTTATTTAAAAGGTACTACTGGTCCCTCCAACCCCACTGGTAATACTAGCAGCACAGCCAGTGGTACGATCACGCCGAATACAAGTACCCCAACCAGTGGACATAGCCCTATTTTATCGTCAGATCATATACATATGCCGCAGACGAAACAGTCATATACAAAACTTACAGCGGAACTAGCTAGTTCCAATAGCATCCAAGATAAAAGAGTCGGTCTACAATTTGAAAACATTTCACCTGACAGATTCAAGTTTTCCAACCAAGCTGACAGCGATGATGAATCCAGCATCCTACCTTTGAAACGGCCTCGAGCGGTAAGGCCATCTCCACAAAATAATGATAGGATATCAATCACTTCATTGATATCGCCGTCTCCACCTGTTCCGACCCACCCTTTGACCTCAGACCAAACAGTACTACCCCCTGTATCTTCTTTGTCTCTTGCATCTCCGGGGCCCAGAGAAgacttatttattctagCATTGGAGAGGCTACAGCAATTTACAATAAAGTTATCGTCTCATATGCCAGTGAATTCGAACACAGAATTTCTTGGCCAGTCGGTGATGTCAACAGCGGCAGCATATGCAGTTGAAAGAAGGCTTCCCAACCACGAGTCGTCTGAAACGGTACGATCCTATGTCCTTTCTTTTACTGTTACATCAGCTATTGTAAGGGCCCTAGGACTCCACTCGTTTTCTCTTTTAAAAATCACATTGGCGTCATGTTGCAGAGAATATGGGTTTGATACTATTATACACTCACTAAGCTCTTTTTATTATGAAATGTTTAACATTGATCCAACTTTCGATTTGACAAAAGAAAGCTCGTATGATAAAATGGCATCAATATTGGCGACAGTGACTAGTTCTCGAGCTATCCCAACTCCAGTTCTACCTGTCAATACTGGTTTGTTGTCAGCACCGGGCTCAACAATAACATCACTCACTTCATTGAGCGGTACGGCTTACAAGTCTCAAGCGCCAGTTGTTCGTCCAGTCACACTGCGATTTGGAAATCAAAAGCTCGAGTTTACATATTCTCCTGCACGAGTGTCCTCTCCACCAACTGTATCTGAAGTATTGGATAACGGTCGAAATGCCTTTTCAATTAATAAAGAGCAACCACTTCAAATTGAAAATCGTAACCGACCAGGTAAAATCCTTTTAACAGATGCGGATGTCGCTGATACGTTTACAGAGGCTCGTGTGGACATTGAGCTTCGAGTAGTCCAAAGAGACAGGCCTCTTGCGTCTTCTGCTGCGGCAGACCGGCCGAAATTTCAAGAACTACTGTAA
- the ENV9 gene encoding Env9p (Protein proposed to be involved in vacuolar functions; mutant shows defect in CPY processing and defects in vacuolar morphology; has similarity to oxidoreductases, found in lipid particles; required for replication of Brome mosaic virus in S. cerevisiae, a model system for studying replication of positive-strand RNA viruses in their natural hosts; GO_component: GO:0016021 - integral component of membrane [Evidence IEA]; GO_component: GO:0005811 - lipid particle [Evidence IEA,IEA]; GO_component: GO:0005811 - lipid particle [Evidence IDA] [PMID 14562095]; GO_component: GO:0016020 - membrane [Evidence IEA,IEA]; GO_function: GO:0016491 - oxidoreductase activity [Evidence IEA,IEA]; GO_function: GO:0016491 - oxidoreductase activity [Evidence ISS] [PMID 8972580]; GO_process: GO:0008152 - metabolic process [Evidence IEA]; GO_process: GO:0055114 - oxidation-reduction process [Evidence IEA]; GO_process: GO:0006624 - vacuolar protein processing [Evidence IMP] [PMID 21912603]; GO_process: GO:0007033 - vacuole organization [Evidence IMP] [PMID 21912603]) has translation MTFNHETTSEQIAEAFGSQIKGKVVLVTGATWGGIGADNARVIAASGAKLVIITGRSQAKLDETIENIQKQTPNAIVRGLILDLSSFKSVRKAAEEVNAYAEDIDVLINNAGVMACPYSKTEDGFEMQFGTNHLGHFLFTNLILKKLLATPHPRVVNVSSLGHGLAPIIFGDIGFSDGAKYDKNHAYGQSKTANILFTRELHRRYNKEHGLVAFSIHPGAILDTNLARHMDINNDYANIEVPKDYWGTGDFAQNMSTLKMKNVSQGGATTLAAAFNPEIASQSGAYLDDCEIHEEHCRNHAKQSNDAFKLWTVSEELVGQKFD, from the coding sequence ATGACTTTCAACCACGAAACTACTTCTGAACAAATCGCTGAAGCCTTTGGCTCTCAAATCAAAGGCAAAGTCGTGCTTGTAACTGGTGCTACATGGGGTGGaattggtgctgataatgCTCGTGTAAtcgctgcttctggtgctaaGCTTGTCATTATTACTGGTCGTAGCCAAGCTAAGCTAGATGAAACTATTGAAAACATTCAGAAGCAAACTCCTAATGCCATAGTCCGGGGTCTTATTCTTGACCTTTCTTCCTTCAAATCTGTCCGCAaggcagctgaagaagttaATGCTTATGCTGAGGATATAGATgttctcatcaacaatgCTGGAGTTATGGCTTGCCCCTATAGTAAGACAGAGGACGGTTTTGAGATGCAATTTGGTACCAACCATCTGGGACACTTTTTGTTTACCAACCTTATTCTTAAAAAGCTATTGGCCACTCCCCATCCCAGAGTAGTCAATGTTAGCAGCCTTGGACATGGTCTTGCTCCTATCATTTTTGGTGATATTGGATTTTCCGATGGCGCTAAGTACGACAAGAACCACGCCTATGGCCAATCGAAGACTGCCAATATCCTCTTTACTAGAGAGCTTCACCGAAGATATAATAAAGAGCATGGCCTTGTTGCATTCAGTATTCACCCTGGTGCTATTTTAGATACCAATCTAGCTCGTCATATGGACATCAATAATGACTATGCTAATATTGAAGTCCCTAAAGATTATTGGGGAACTGGCGACTTCGCCCAGAATATGTCTAcactgaagatgaaaaacGTCAGCCAAGGAGGTGCTACCactttggctgctgcttttaATCCTGAAATAGCCTCTCAGTCCGGAGCCTACCTTGATGATTGTGAAATTCATGAGGAACACTGTAGAAATCATGCTAAACAATCCAATGATGCCTTTAAGCTCTGGACCGTCAGCGAGGAATTGGTTGGTCAAAAATTTGATTAG
- the DSF2 gene encoding Dsf2p (Deletion suppressor of mpt5 mutation; relocalizes from bud neck to cytoplasm upon DNA replication stress; GO_component: GO:0005934 - cellular bud tip [Evidence IDA] [PMID 22842922]; GO_function: GO:0003674 - molecular_function [Evidence ND]; GO_process: GO:0008150 - biological_process [Evidence ND]) gives MSLQDQQISGNTFTPNLSPLDLLEQQSRQLAHDLHSSKPTDRHKRNSADTIKGVSEPNNPAPERGHVVNRSIDTHSSRLSQNGDTMTEQVPDQVSQQQSPSRVRHKHMASDTSTISTASSYQPNSHSQYATPDSIASNNIKSYNAPLRPIQNFNQDTNQEWTPRSRASMSSLSSFGGGGGILDSFRLSALPSFDRQSVIDTEPSSDNLSDISRAGSLQTIRSVSGNVRTSFDPRMHIRTVDSGRDANPKNDIEDSESTSPDFGKTHAETNGEASSERPQLVSNKTFSHNIPSRPVILSAKSYHQSASTSMSPDSTVSTPPSSKSRPVSDASSYYSSTSRFSQSSIKAPAALFQQFSHPTTTNVAHKSRPTGYFFPEPTSRPAVGKHQPQPAKAGNGGLLIPPSIRKSPPPIQTRKTSNDSTNSRNLIPQSLLEKPFADMTVEDHVTIGIAYHESGDLREASYHWQHAAFKGDHTAMLLYGLSLRHGWGMRQNPTEAVQWLRKAMESTIAEGMFKDGDFHKSNVSKEGSEDSGKVKKAHIGLALYELGMSYLHSWGIEKDETMALKSFELAGQFGDADALCEAAALYMHNGPKGRKKDLMKAAKLYRKAGELGANMVGQSWVYKDKYMEDSKKDKKKK, from the coding sequence ATGTCATTACAAGATCAGCAGATATCAGGTAATACATTCACTCCAAATCTATCACCGCTGGATCTACTGGAACAGCAAAGTCGTCAATTAGCACATGACCTTCATAGTTCTAAGCCGACGGACCGACATAAGCGTAACAGTGCTGATACAATTAAGGGCGTCAGTGAACCTAACaatccagcaccagaacgCGGACATGTTGTTAATAGGAGTATCGACACACACTCGTCTCGCTTAAGTCAGAATGGCGACACCATGACTGAGCAGGTTCCTGACCAAGTttcacaacaacagtcGCCATCTAGGGTGCGCCATAAACACATGGCATCTGATACCTCAAccatatcaacagcatcttcaTACCAACCCAATTCTCATAGTCAATACGCAACTCCAGACAGCATAGCatcaaataatatcaaatcTTACAATGCACCATTACGGCCCATTCAAAATTTCAATCAAGATACAAATCAAGAATGGACCCCAAGGTCACGAGCATCCATGTCAAGTCTATCTTCCTTTGGGGGTGGGGGAGGTATTCTTGACAGTTTCAGATTATCGGCATTACCATCTTTTGACCGTCAATCAGTCATTGATACAGAACCAAGTTCAGACAATCTCTCGGATATTTCAAGAGCCGGAAGTCTTCAGACAATCAGGTCAGTCTCGGGAAATGTCCGAACAAGCTTCGACCCCAGAATGCATATTAGGACCGTAGATTCAGGTCGCGATGCGAACCCAAAAAATGATATAGAAGATAGTGAGTCGACTTCACCCGACTTTGGTAAGACCCATGCGGAAACTAATGGAGAAGCATCGTCAGAACGTCCTCAGTTAGTGTCTAACAAGACATTTTCTCACAATATCCCTTCACGTCCAGTCATCCTTAGTGCGAAATCATACCATCAGTCAGCTAGCACTAGCATGTCACCGGACAGCACCGTGTCTACGCCACCATCATCGAAATCTCGCCCAGTCAGTGATGCATCTTCATACTATTCATCGACTTCACGGTTCTCACAGTCGTCGATTAAGGCTCCTGCAGCTCTATTTCAGCAGTTTAGTCACCCAACAACAACTAATGTAGCACATAAATCTAGACCCACTGGTTACTTTTTTCCAGAACCAACATCTCGACCAGCCGTTGGTAAGCACCAACCTCAACCAGCCAAAGCAGGGAATGGAGGACTACTGATCCCCCCTTCCATTAGAAAGAGCCCACCACCCATCCAAACACGGAAGACATCGAATGACTCCACCAATAGCCGGAACTTGATTCCTCAGTCACTATTAGAGAAGCCATTTGCTGACATGACTGTAGAAGACCATGTCACTATAGGCATTGCATATCATGAGTCGGGTGACCTTCGTGAAGCATCATATCACTGGCAGCACGCAGCATTTAAAGGAGACCATACAGCAATGTTGTTATATGGATTGTCTCTACGGCATGGTTGGGGTATGAGACAGAATCCTACTGAGGCGGTTCAATGGCTCAGGAAAGCTATGGAAAGTACCATCGCCGAGGGTATGTTTAAAGATGGCGATTTCCACAAGAGTAATGTTTCAAAGGAAGGGTCTGAAGATTCTggaaaagtgaaaaaagcTCATATTGGTCTGGCTCTGTATGAACTAGGTATGTCTTACCTTCACTCTTGGGGCATAGAGAAAGATGAAACGATGGCCCTAAAATCATTTGAATTGGCTGGTCAGTTTGGAGATGCTGACGCTCTTTgtgaagcagctgctctGTATATGCATAATGGGCCCAAAGGACGTAAAAAGGACCTCATGAAGGCCGCAAAACTTTACAGAAAGGCTGGGGAGCTTGGGGCCAATATGGTCGGGCAATCCTGGGTGTACAAGGACAAGTATATGGAAGATTCTAAGAAagataaaaagaagaaatag
- the MZM1 gene encoding Mzm1p (Protein required for assembly of the cytochrome bc(1) complex; acts as a chaperone for Rip1p and facilitates its insertion into the complex at a late stage of assembly; localized to the mitochondrial matrix; null mutant exhibits a respiratory growth defect and reduced mitochondrial zinc levels, which is characteristic of mutations affecting bc(1) complex assembly; member of the LYR protein family; human LYRM7 is a functional ortholog; GO_component: GO:0005759 - mitochondrial matrix [Evidence IEA]; GO_component: GO:0005759 - mitochondrial matrix [Evidence IDA] [PMID 20404342]; GO_component: GO:0005739 - mitochondrion [Evidence IEA]; GO_component: GO:0005739 - mitochondrion [Evidence IDA] [PMID 14562095]; GO_component: GO:0005739 - mitochondrion [Evidence IDA] [PMID 14576278]; GO_component: GO:0005739 - mitochondrion [Evidence IDA] [PMID 16823961]; GO_component: GO:0005739 - mitochondrion [Evidence IDA] [PMID 17054397]; GO_function: GO:0044183 - protein binding involved in protein folding [Evidence IMP,IPI] [PMID 22927643]; GO_process: GO:0034551 - mitochondrial respiratory chain complex III assembly [Evidence IMP] [PMID 21807901]), producing MSTTNRTAALSAYRYVLRATRVAFNSDPVALNGSRSQIRAGFKADRNVTDEAEIKEKIQYIKDIGLILRTNVVQAQKKSEDDNNFGEF from the coding sequence ATGTCAACTACTAACAGGACTGCTGCTCTGTCAGCTTATAGATACGTACTCAGAGCTACTAGAGTGGCTTTTAATAGCGACCCAGTTGCCCTGAACGGATCCAGATCGCAAATCCGGGCCGGATTCAAAGCTGATAGAAATGTAACAGATGAGGCGGAAATCAAAGAGAAAATCCAGTACATTAAAGACATTGGGTTGATTCTACGAACAAATGTTGTCCAGGCTCAGAAGAAGTCTGAGGATGACAACAACTTTGGTGAGTTTTAA
- the MEF2 gene encoding Mef2p (Mitochondrial elongation factor involved in translational elongation; GO_component: GO:0005739 - mitochondrion [Evidence IEA,IEA]; GO_component: GO:0005739 - mitochondrion [Evidence IDA] [PMID 14576278]; GO_component: GO:0005739 - mitochondrion [Evidence IDA] [PMID 16823961]; GO_function: GO:0005525 - GTP binding [Evidence IEA,IEA]; GO_function: GO:0003924 - GTPase activity [Evidence IEA]; GO_function: GO:0003924 - GTPase activity [Evidence ISS] [PMID 19716793]; GO_function: GO:0000166 - nucleotide binding [Evidence IEA]; GO_process: GO:0006184 - GTP catabolic process [Evidence IEA]; GO_process: GO:0000002 - mitochondrial genome maintenance [Evidence IMP] [PMID 21414316]; GO_process: GO:0032543 - mitochondrial translation [Evidence ISS] [PMID 19716793]; GO_process: GO:0051881 - regulation of mitochondrial membrane potential [Evidence IMP] [PMID 21414316]; GO_process: GO:0032790 - ribosome disassembly [Evidence ISS] [PMID 19716793]; GO_process: GO:0006412 - translation [Evidence IEA]), producing the protein MGVGVRLNCFSILPKFVLAKSSIYKYATAVPHGTRFYSVSRPCFSESSAVRNIGIIAHIDAGKTTTTERMLYYSGLTSHIGDVDQGDTVTDYLQAERERGITITSAAVTLDWSGHKINLIDTPGHADFTFEVIRSIRVLDGAVTVLDGVAGVEAQTEKVWRQASDRGIPKIVFINKMDRPGAGFGRTVREVVAKLNTRVGITNFPYFGQMDAGHEGRFQGVVDVVDKRLILWDEGSDGKSVKVSELEDGSELSQECERIRTSLIETLCECEGNDDLVEEVLEISDYMAVPPSSIRKALRNSTLREDISPVLCGASFRNIGVQPLMEAVVNYLPSPEERKAPDAISKVPVSKGKHAAQSIKSENVTLNVNDPKLTCALAFKVVNDPIRGILVYVRVYSGTLQTGSVILNTTNGKKERVSKLLQMQADMPLDISKIEKGNIGVIVGSKEIRTGDTLVAHGLKKDGITTLLKRDLGLHLHPIDVPPPVFFASITPKSISDTRNMEEALDILLREDPSLRLSYDDDSGQTLLSGMGELHLEIARDRLINDLKAKVKIGPIMISYKESIQASSKIIEKSYSEGGNEDMSVKVGLMVEPVYEDIELGDLAEKIDPHDNHYVIFPSYTNHPHLSQEEIYEAIKIGIIPALATGGKLARLPLHSISVKITNLEIPEDCTSTASISSAVRLASQEALRGFIKSDYVIMEPKMDVRVVVNEEDIGNVVNDISSTRRGHVISLNEDDAENSSDQTSISNHFKELAASVYVPPDYTMYMSKHGDRATSQQSLIKAKIPLRKMVGYLTSLRSMTQGRATFLMSFDKYEIAPPDAIDEIVDSL; encoded by the coding sequence ATGGGAGTAGGTGTCAGGTTGAATTGTTTTTCAATCTTACCGAAATTTGTATTAGCCAAATCTTCCATTTACAAATATGCGACAGCAGTCCCTCATGGAACTAGATTTTATAGTGTCAGTCGACCATGTTTTTCAGAATCGTCAGCTGTACGAAACATAGGCATTATTGCCCATATCGATGCTGGTAAAACGACTACAACTGAGCGGATGCTCTATTATTCGGGATTGACGTCCCACATTGGAGACGTGGACCAGGGAGATACGGTAACTGATTATCTTCAAGCCGAACGTGAACGGGGTATTACAATTACATCTGCAGCTGTGACTCTGGACTGGTCCGGCCACAAAATAAATCTCATCGATACACCAGGACATGCTGACTTCACCTTTGAAGTTATTAGATCAATTCGGGTTTTAGATGGAGCTGTCACTGTATTAGATGGTGTTGCCGGTGTTGAAGCTCAAACCGAAAAAGTTTGGCGTCAGGCGAGCGACAGAGGAATTCCAAAGATCGtatttataaacaaaatGGACCGTCCTGGTGCTGGATTTGGCAGAACGGTCCGTGAGGTGGTTGCCAAGCTGAATACAAGAGTTGGTATTACCAACTTCCCTTACTTTGGTCAAATGGATGCTGGTCATGAGGGTCGATTTCAAGGAGTagttgatgttgttgataaaAGACTTATTCTATGGGATGAAGGATCGGATGGAAAGTCTGTAAAAGTGTCAGAATTAGAAGATGGTTCTGAACTCAGCCAAGAATGCGAACGGATTAGAACAAGTCTTATAGAGACACTCTGTGAGTGTGAAGGTAATGACGACCTTGTCGAGGAAGTTTTGGAGATATCTGACTATATGGCAGTTCCACCTTCTTCTATTAGAAAGGCTCTACGAAACAGTACTCTCAGAGAAGATATAAGTCCGGTTCTATGTGGTGCTAGTTTCCGAAACATTGGTGTTCAACCGCTAATGGAGGCAGTCGTGAATTATTTGCCTTCTCCCGAAGAGAGAAAAGCTCCGGATGCCATTAGTAAGGTTCCTGTGAGTAAGGGAAAACATGCAGCACAATCAATAAAATCGGAAAATGTTACCTTGAATGTGAATGATCCTAAGCTTACATGTGCGCTAGCATTCAAAGTCGTCAATGACCCAATCAGAGGTATTTTGGTTTATGTCAGAGTATATTCTGGAACATTGCAGACTGGAAGCGTGATTTTAAATACCACAAATGGCAAGAAAGAACGGGTCTCGAAATTGTTGCAGATGCAAGCGGACATGCCACTAGATATATCTAAAATTGAAAAGGGAAATATTGGTGTTATTGTTGGCTCGAAAGAAATACGTACTGGAGACACCTTAGTAGCTCATGGACTAAAAAAGGATGGTATAACCACATTATTGAAACGGGACCTTGGTTTGCATCTCCATCCTATTGATGTGCCGCCAccagttttttttgcatcGATTACACCCAAAAGCATTTCTGATACCAGGAATATGGAAGAGGCGCTGGACATTTTGCTTCGTGAAGATCCTAGCCTGCGATTGAGctatgatgatgattctggTCAGACCCTGTTGTCGGGTATGGGTGAGCTTCATTTAGAGATTGCCAGGGATAGGTTGATCAATGACTTGAAGGCAAAAGTCAAAATAGGACCCATTATGATTTCTTATAAAGAATCGATTCAGGCAAGTTCGAAAATTATCGAGAAGAGCTACTCGGAAGGAGGCAACGAAGATATGTCTGTCAAAGTGGGTTTAATGGTAGAACCTGTTTACGAAGATATTGAACTAGGTGATCTCGCCGAGAAAATCGATCCACATGACAATCACTACGTTATCTTCCCTTCTTATACCAATCATCCACATTTATCGCAAGAAGAGATCTACGAGGCTATTAAGATTGGAATTATTCCTGCTTTAGCGACTGGAGGTAAGTTGGCTAGGCTGCCCTTACATTCCATAAGCGTCAAGATTACAAATCTTGAAATACCTGAAGATTGTACCAGTACAGCCAGTATTTCATCTGCTGTTCGCTTGGCTTCTCAGGAAGCTTTACGTGGGTTTATTAAATCCGATTATGTTATTATGGAACCAAAAATGGATGTTCGAGTGGTGGTTAACGAAGAGGATATTGGTAACGTTGTCAATGATATTTCAAGTACTCGACGTGGACATGTAATTTCTCTTAACGAAGACGATGCCGAGAACTCATCTGATCAGACCAGCATATCTAATCACTTCAAAGAGCTGGCAGCCTCTGTTTATGTTCCACCCGATTATACGATGTACATGTCCAAGCATGGTGATCGAGCAACCTCGCAACAAAGTCTAATCAAGGCAAAAATCCCTTTGAGGAAAATGGTTGGATATCTCACTTCTTTAAGGAGTATGACTCAGGGCCGAGCCACTTTTTTGATGAGCTTCGACAAATATGAGATCGCTCCACCAGACGCTATTGACGAAATTGTTGACAGTCTATAG